The Paracoccus sp. MC1862 genome includes a window with the following:
- a CDS encoding transporter substrate-binding domain-containing protein → MKNLLIAAAVLALSAGATLAEPLRMGTEGAYPPYNFVNENGQVDGFEIELGNELCKRIGAECTWVRNDWDSIIPNLVSGNYDTIMAGMNITDERRQSIAFSDAYTPPPPSAYLALTPDVDVTGIVAAQTNTIQAGYVAESGATLVEFATGEEAIAAVRNGEADAVFADRDFLVPFERDSDDLVWIEGKDRVVVGEGLGIGMRQSDTELKARFDKAIADMKADGSLDALIVKWLGAEAKTFAGIAAEGAATDAAPAAASN, encoded by the coding sequence ATGAAGAACCTGCTGATCGCCGCCGCCGTGCTGGCCCTGAGCGCGGGCGCGACCCTCGCCGAGCCGCTGCGGATGGGCACCGAAGGCGCCTATCCTCCCTACAACTTCGTCAATGAAAACGGCCAGGTGGACGGCTTCGAGATCGAGCTGGGCAATGAATTGTGCAAGCGTATCGGCGCCGAATGCACCTGGGTCCGCAATGACTGGGACTCGATCATTCCGAACCTCGTCAGCGGCAACTACGACACGATCATGGCGGGAATGAACATCACCGACGAACGCCGCCAGTCCATCGCCTTTTCCGACGCCTACACCCCACCGCCGCCCTCGGCCTATCTGGCTCTGACGCCCGACGTTGACGTGACCGGCATCGTGGCCGCGCAGACCAACACCATCCAGGCGGGCTATGTGGCCGAATCCGGTGCCACGCTGGTCGAGTTCGCCACCGGCGAGGAAGCCATTGCCGCCGTCCGCAACGGCGAGGCCGACGCCGTCTTCGCCGACCGCGACTTCCTTGTGCCTTTCGAGCGCGACTCGGACGATCTCGTGTGGATCGAGGGCAAGGACCGCGTCGTCGTGGGCGAGGGCCTGGGCATCGGGATGCGCCAGTCGGACACCGAGCTGAAGGCCCGCTTCGACAAGGCCATCGCGGACATGAAGGCCGACGGCTCGCTGGACGCGCTGATCGTCAAGTGGCTGGGCGCCGAGGCCAAGACCTTCGCCGGCATCGCAGCTGAGGGTGCCGCCACGGACGCGGCGCCCGCCGCTGCGTCGAACTGA
- a CDS encoding ABC transporter permease subunit, whose protein sequence is MFAICADPKALEGLAWMLCYLTSGTHMLFYASFGTVLGLLAVTTPLALLLGFLGALAARSHAAPLRWIGQTYAAIVRGVPDVVFFLFVPIALDQGIEWLRSRFLCDPSVPVRQGNEFVVCPAAKMPLSTSAEWVHDLYGIALAIAAFAFVFGAFAANVLYGAMKAVPQTQLETAEAYGMSPRQINRRILIPQMWTYALPGLSNLWMILIKATPLLFLLGVEDIVYWARELGGTKTTTFAYPHGDWRVWYFLALLVFYLGMTWISQRLIDRLASRLSRGQATMAGEAMRKAPA, encoded by the coding sequence ATGTTCGCCATCTGCGCCGACCCGAAGGCCCTCGAAGGGCTCGCCTGGATGCTGTGCTACCTCACCTCGGGGACGCACATGCTGTTCTATGCGTCCTTCGGAACGGTGCTGGGGCTGCTGGCCGTGACCACGCCGCTGGCGCTGCTGCTGGGGTTCCTCGGCGCGCTGGCCGCACGATCCCACGCAGCGCCTCTGCGCTGGATCGGGCAGACCTATGCGGCCATCGTGCGCGGCGTGCCGGACGTGGTGTTCTTCCTCTTCGTCCCCATCGCGCTGGATCAGGGGATCGAGTGGCTGCGCTCGCGTTTTCTCTGCGATCCCTCGGTGCCGGTGCGGCAGGGCAACGAGTTCGTCGTCTGCCCCGCCGCCAAGATGCCGCTGTCCACCAGCGCCGAATGGGTGCATGACCTTTACGGCATCGCGCTGGCCATCGCGGCCTTCGCCTTCGTCTTCGGCGCCTTCGCGGCGAACGTGCTTTACGGCGCCATGAAGGCCGTGCCGCAGACCCAGCTTGAAACGGCAGAGGCTTACGGCATGTCCCCGCGCCAGATCAACCGGCGCATCCTGATCCCGCAGATGTGGACCTATGCTCTGCCGGGCCTGTCGAACCTGTGGATGATCCTCATCAAGGCCACGCCGCTGCTGTTCCTGCTGGGGGTCGAGGACATCGTCTACTGGGCGCGGGAACTCGGCGGGACCAAGACCACGACCTTCGCCTATCCGCATGGCGACTGGAGGGTGTGGTATTTCCTGGCGCTGCTGGTCTTCTACCTTGGCATGACCTGGATTTCCCAGCGCCTGATCGACCGGCTGGCGTCGCGCCTGTCGCGGGGGCAGGCCACCATGGCGGGTGAGGCGATGCGGAAGGCCCCCGCATGA
- a CDS encoding ABC transporter permease, giving the protein MNQCLQTISDYGLRSIGIGERLLPRSDFTLCQQFTLIGSGLIWNLYFAILSLGFGFVLANALALAKASPNPWLRKPAEGFIFVFRGSPLFIQFFLAYSALVLLPRDGLSFLGLTLPTGWLTRAWAGALIVLTLNTAAYSAQIFHGALRNVPKGDLEAADAYGLTGWKRFRRIVWPTMMRLAWPSYTNEAIFLFHATTLVFFSAFPAIQQKGDSLYYASYFADKTFNPFVAYPIVAGYFILLTLCLIGLFGVVNRRLNRHLPGAAKRLRYRPKLIR; this is encoded by the coding sequence ATGAACCAGTGCCTGCAGACCATCTCCGACTACGGGCTGCGGTCCATCGGGATCGGGGAACGGCTGCTCCCGCGCAGCGACTTCACGCTCTGCCAGCAGTTCACGCTGATCGGCTCGGGGCTGATCTGGAACCTTTACTTCGCCATCCTGTCGCTCGGCTTCGGCTTCGTGCTGGCGAATGCGCTGGCGCTGGCCAAAGCCAGCCCGAACCCTTGGCTACGGAAGCCTGCCGAGGGCTTCATCTTCGTCTTCCGCGGCAGTCCGCTGTTCATCCAGTTCTTCCTGGCCTATTCGGCGCTGGTGCTGCTGCCGCGCGACGGGCTGTCCTTCCTGGGCCTGACGCTGCCGACAGGCTGGCTGACCCGCGCCTGGGCGGGGGCGCTGATCGTCCTGACGCTGAACACCGCCGCCTATTCGGCCCAGATCTTCCACGGCGCCCTGCGCAACGTCCCCAAGGGCGACCTCGAGGCTGCAGACGCCTATGGTCTGACTGGCTGGAAGCGGTTCCGCCGCATCGTCTGGCCCACGATGATGCGGCTGGCGTGGCCCTCCTACACCAACGAGGCGATCTTCCTCTTCCATGCCACGACGCTGGTCTTCTTCTCGGCCTTCCCGGCGATCCAGCAGAAAGGCGACAGCCTGTATTACGCCAGCTATTTCGCCGACAAGACCTTCAACCCCTTTGTGGCCTATCCCATCGTGGCGGGCTATTTCATCCTCCTGACCCTGTGCCTGATCGGGCTTTTTGGGGTCGTCAACCGGCGGCTGAATCGCCATCTGCCGGGCGCGGCCAAGCGGCTGCGCTATCGGCCGAAACTTATCAGGTGA
- a CDS encoding glutamine synthetase family protein — translation MMDWLRDHPEVKTIRVAASDLNGVARGKRVPARFADKLLTEGTKFPYSVLNMDIWGEDVEDSPLVFQAGDPDGLLMPTERGFMPMPWLDAPTGLLPLWMFHPDGRPYDGCPRQALARVADRYKAAGLTPVVATELEFFLIDDSKFGELQVPPSPRSGKRRTGAETLSLRALDAFDRFFTQLYDSCEAMDIPADTAISEAAPGQFEINLMHQPDPLKAADDAWLFKMLVKGIARRFGFAGSFMAKPYELFNGNGMHMHFSVLDAEGNNIFDDGTEAGSAMLRHAVAGCLRAMPGSTLLFAPHENSYDRLVPNAHAPTGIGWAYENRTSAIRIPSSHPRARRIEHRTPGGDVNPYLTVAAILGAALNGIEDRLDCPPPITGNAYDHDLEQLPGSWAAAIDRFGRCPDIKRIFSQHLIDNLLMTKRQELHYMAELSDAETIELYLDTV, via the coding sequence ATCATGGACTGGCTGAGGGATCATCCGGAGGTCAAGACGATCCGCGTGGCGGCATCCGATCTGAACGGCGTTGCCCGCGGCAAGCGGGTGCCCGCGCGCTTTGCCGACAAGCTGCTGACCGAAGGCACCAAGTTCCCCTATTCCGTCCTGAACATGGACATCTGGGGCGAGGACGTCGAGGACAGCCCCCTGGTCTTCCAGGCGGGCGATCCGGACGGGCTGCTGATGCCGACGGAACGCGGCTTCATGCCGATGCCTTGGCTGGACGCGCCCACGGGGCTGCTGCCCTTGTGGATGTTCCACCCGGACGGGCGGCCCTATGACGGCTGCCCGCGGCAGGCGCTCGCCCGCGTCGCGGACCGCTACAAGGCCGCGGGGCTGACGCCTGTGGTCGCGACCGAGCTTGAGTTCTTCCTGATCGACGACAGCAAGTTCGGCGAGTTGCAGGTGCCGCCCTCGCCACGGTCCGGCAAGCGGCGGACGGGTGCGGAAACCCTGTCGCTGCGGGCGCTGGACGCCTTCGACCGCTTCTTCACCCAGCTTTACGACAGTTGCGAGGCGATGGACATTCCCGCCGACACCGCGATTTCCGAGGCGGCGCCGGGACAGTTCGAGATCAACCTGATGCACCAGCCCGACCCGCTGAAGGCGGCGGACGATGCCTGGCTGTTCAAGATGCTGGTCAAGGGAATCGCTCGCCGCTTCGGCTTTGCGGGTTCCTTCATGGCCAAGCCTTACGAGCTTTTCAACGGCAACGGGATGCACATGCATTTCTCGGTCCTCGATGCCGAGGGGAACAACATCTTCGACGACGGAACGGAGGCCGGTTCGGCCATGCTGCGCCATGCCGTCGCGGGCTGCCTGAGGGCGATGCCGGGGTCCACGCTGCTGTTCGCGCCGCATGAGAACAGCTACGACCGGCTGGTGCCGAACGCCCATGCACCCACCGGCATCGGCTGGGCTTATGAGAACCGGACCTCGGCCATCCGCATCCCTTCCTCCCACCCAAGGGCGCGGCGGATCGAGCATCGGACGCCCGGCGGCGACGTGAACCCCTATCTGACCGTGGCGGCCATCCTCGGGGCCGCGCTGAACGGGATCGAGGACCGGCTGGACTGTCCGCCCCCCATCACCGGCAACGCCTATGACCATGACCTTGAGCAGTTGCCGGGGTCATGGGCCGCGGCCATCGACCGCTTCGGCAGGTGCCCGGACATCAAGCGCATCTTCTCGCAGCACCTGATCGACAACCTGCTGATGACCAAGCGGCAGGAACTGCATTACATGGCCGAACTGTCGGACGCAGAGACGATCGAACTGTATCTGGATACGGTCTGA
- a CDS encoding IS1595 family transposase — MTNPETLSTFQFFQKFPDEEAARKHFEAQRWSKEPVCGHCGSVNVTEVKGHKPMPYRCKNCRKHFSVRTGTVLAESRLPLQKWLLAIYMLTSARKGIPSTQMARELGVTQKTAWFLAQRIRETWLKDRGDYMDGDQMQVDETYVGGREKNKHSSKKLNAGRGTVGKTAVVGIRSAFGEVRAVVVENTKAATLERFVREHCKTGATIVTDTHGGYIGLEAAGFQHIRINHSAGEYIRDMAHTNGIESFWALLKRGYIGVYHYMSTKHLHRYVKEFSFRHNTAKIGTMDFINMTIARMAGERLTYRGLIHA, encoded by the coding sequence ATGACGAACCCCGAGACGCTCTCGACATTCCAGTTCTTCCAGAAGTTTCCTGACGAGGAAGCCGCTCGAAAGCATTTCGAGGCGCAGCGGTGGAGTAAAGAGCCGGTCTGCGGCCACTGTGGTTCTGTCAACGTGACAGAGGTCAAGGGCCACAAGCCGATGCCTTACCGCTGCAAGAATTGCCGGAAGCATTTCAGCGTTCGCACCGGCACGGTCTTGGCCGAAAGCCGCCTGCCGCTCCAGAAGTGGCTGCTGGCGATCTACATGCTGACCAGCGCGCGCAAGGGCATCCCAAGCACACAGATGGCCCGAGAGTTGGGTGTTACCCAGAAGACGGCGTGGTTCCTCGCGCAGCGCATTCGGGAAACTTGGCTAAAGGATCGCGGAGATTACATGGACGGCGATCAGATGCAGGTTGACGAAACCTACGTTGGCGGCCGTGAGAAAAACAAGCATTCCAGCAAGAAGCTGAACGCCGGGCGCGGCACAGTCGGGAAAACCGCAGTGGTTGGCATCCGCTCCGCATTCGGCGAGGTCCGGGCTGTCGTTGTCGAGAACACGAAGGCTGCTACCCTTGAGCGGTTTGTGCGCGAACACTGCAAGACCGGCGCAACCATCGTAACGGATACTCATGGCGGCTACATCGGCCTTGAGGCTGCGGGCTTCCAGCACATCCGCATCAATCACTCGGCTGGCGAGTATATCCGCGACATGGCCCATACCAACGGTATCGAGAGCTTCTGGGCCCTCCTCAAGCGGGGTTACATTGGCGTCTATCATTATATGAGCACCAAGCACCTGCACCGCTATGTGAAAGAGTTCTCCTTCCGGCACAATACTGCCAAGATCGGAACGATGGACTTCATTAACATGACCATCGCCCGCATGGCTGGCGAGCGCCTTACCTACAGAGGACTAATCCATGCCTGA
- a CDS encoding IS481 family transposase, producing the protein MGQVRHGSATTTHAVRAAIQRSQASLATLSRELGINPKTVAKWRKRTTVEDLKTGPKEPRSTVLTEAEEAVIVAFRRHTLLPLDDCLYALQPSIPHLTRSALHRCLQRHGISRLPDVEGDKPKRQRFKRYPIGFFHIDIAELQTGEGKLYLFVGIDRTSKFAVTQLVDKADRKTAWEFLEHLLTVVPYRIHTILTDNGIQFADQPRNRNTAWSRQMRFDMICEANGIEHRLTKPNHPWTNGQVERMNRTIKEATVKRFHYDDHDQLRAHLADFMAAYNFARRLKTLKGLTPYEYICKVWTSEPDRFILNPIHQMPGLNT; encoded by the coding sequence ATGGGCCAGGTTCGTCACGGAAGCGCCACGACCACGCACGCCGTCCGAGCTGCAATACAACGATCGCAAGCTTCGCTCGCGACGCTGAGCCGGGAACTGGGGATCAACCCCAAGACGGTGGCGAAGTGGCGCAAGCGGACGACGGTCGAGGACCTGAAGACGGGACCGAAGGAGCCGCGCTCGACGGTCCTGACCGAGGCCGAGGAAGCGGTGATCGTCGCGTTCCGGCGTCACACGCTCCTGCCGCTGGACGATTGCCTCTACGCTCTACAGCCCTCGATCCCGCACCTGACACGGTCGGCATTGCACCGGTGCCTTCAACGGCACGGCATCTCGCGTCTGCCTGATGTGGAGGGCGACAAGCCGAAGCGACAGCGCTTCAAGCGCTATCCGATCGGGTTCTTTCACATCGACATCGCCGAACTCCAGACGGGTGAGGGCAAGCTCTATCTCTTTGTCGGCATCGACCGAACCAGCAAGTTCGCGGTCACCCAGCTTGTCGACAAGGCAGATAGGAAGACGGCGTGGGAGTTCCTAGAACACCTTCTGACAGTCGTGCCCTACCGCATTCATACAATCCTGACCGATAACGGCATCCAATTCGCCGACCAGCCGCGCAACCGGAACACCGCCTGGTCGCGGCAGATGCGCTTCGACATGATCTGCGAGGCCAACGGGATCGAGCACAGGCTGACAAAGCCGAACCATCCCTGGACCAATGGTCAGGTCGAGCGGATGAACCGCACGATCAAGGAAGCGACCGTCAAGCGCTTCCACTACGACGATCACGACCAGCTGCGCGCGCACTTGGCCGACTTCATGGCTGCCTACAACTTTGCGCGTCGGCTCAAGACGCTGAAGGGGCTCACCCCCTACGAATACATCTGCAAGGTCTGGACCTCAGAGCCGGACAGATTCATCCTCAACCCGATCCACCAGATGCCGGGACTGAACACCTAG
- a CDS encoding P63C domain-containing protein yields MDGPLKPISYISGDSEVIGYQAEALPEICNIWLQARQDGVLNEQQADRAQAAEIVMRGLANLGVIALIDEATGYQDTRDRDALQAILDKYLQKEFAAWAKRFPDAFYREIFRLRGWSWNAMSVARPGVVGRYTNDIVYERLAPGILEELQRLNPTHEEGGRARKHHQFLTDDIGHPALAQHLHAVIGLMRASATWEQFKSLLDRAFPKKGTQLQLLLSDD; encoded by the coding sequence ATGGATGGGCCCCTGAAGCCCATAAGCTACATCTCTGGCGACAGTGAAGTGATCGGTTATCAGGCCGAGGCGCTGCCTGAGATATGCAACATCTGGCTACAAGCGCGCCAAGATGGCGTGCTGAACGAGCAGCAGGCAGACAGGGCCCAAGCGGCCGAGATCGTCATGCGCGGCTTGGCCAACTTGGGCGTCATCGCGCTGATTGATGAAGCAACCGGCTATCAGGACACCCGGGACCGGGACGCACTTCAGGCCATCCTCGACAAGTATCTACAAAAAGAGTTCGCAGCTTGGGCAAAGCGATTTCCTGATGCTTTCTATCGCGAGATATTCCGGCTCCGAGGCTGGAGTTGGAATGCTATGTCAGTAGCACGTCCAGGCGTAGTCGGGCGCTACACCAACGATATCGTCTACGAAAGACTCGCACCCGGCATCCTTGAAGAACTTCAACGACTCAATCCTACGCACGAGGAAGGCGGCCGGGCCCGTAAGCACCATCAGTTTCTGACGGACGATATCGGCCACCCCGCACTTGCACAGCACCTACACGCCGTTATTGGTCTAATGCGCGCTTCAGCCACTTGGGAGCAATTCAAGTCACTACTGGATCGAGCCTTTCCGAAGAAAGGGACTCAGTTGCAACTGCTCCTTTCCGACGATTGA
- a CDS encoding neutral zinc metallopeptidase, with the protein MEWRGRRGSGNIEDRRGMGTASAGGLGLIGTLVVLAVGLFFGVDISPLVGGMQGESRPGAERQLTAEEGEIGQFVSVVLADTEEIWGDVLPGQTGLDYRDPTLVMFSGTVQSACGGASSAMGPFYCPGDQRVYLDTDFFRVMQRQMGAGGDFAYAYVIAHEIGHHVQNLIGVLPRVNSLRARVGQADANQLSVLTELQADCFAGIWARHAGERFGSVQRGDIDEAVNAARAVGDDILMEKAGRAPMPDSFTHGSAAERSGWLIRGMESGEMADCNTFAEAGL; encoded by the coding sequence ATGGAATGGAGAGGCCGCCGCGGCAGCGGCAACATCGAGGACCGGCGCGGCATGGGCACCGCCAGCGCAGGCGGCCTGGGGCTGATCGGCACGCTCGTGGTGCTGGCGGTCGGCCTGTTCTTCGGGGTGGACATCTCGCCCCTTGTCGGGGGAATGCAGGGCGAAAGCCGCCCAGGCGCCGAGCGGCAACTGACCGCCGAGGAAGGCGAGATCGGGCAGTTCGTCTCGGTCGTGCTGGCCGATACCGAGGAGATCTGGGGCGACGTCCTGCCCGGCCAGACCGGGCTGGATTACCGCGACCCGACGCTGGTGATGTTCTCCGGCACGGTGCAGTCGGCCTGCGGCGGCGCGTCCTCGGCGATGGGGCCGTTCTACTGCCCCGGCGACCAGCGCGTCTATCTGGACACCGACTTCTTCCGGGTCATGCAGCGGCAGATGGGCGCAGGGGGCGATTTCGCCTATGCCTATGTGATCGCGCATGAGATCGGCCACCACGTCCAGAACCTGATCGGCGTGTTGCCGCGCGTGAACAGCCTGCGCGCGCGGGTGGGGCAGGCGGATGCGAACCAGTTGTCGGTGCTGACGGAACTGCAGGCCGACTGCTTTGCGGGCATCTGGGCGCGTCACGCGGGCGAGCGTTTCGGCAGCGTCCAGCGCGGTGACATCGACGAGGCGGTGAACGCCGCCCGCGCCGTGGGCGATGACATCCTGATGGAAAAGGCGGGCCGCGCGCCCATGCCCGACAGCTTCACCCATGGCTCGGCGGCCGAGCGCAGCGGGTGGCTGATCCGGGGCATGGAGTCGGGCGAGATGGCCGACTGCAACACCTTCGCCGAGGCCGGGCTTTGA
- a CDS encoding DedA family protein, giving the protein MFEWVLSVIEGWGYPGVFFLMLAENLFPPIPSEVIMPLAGYLAAAGKLSFLPTVLVGTLGSVMGTSFWYFIGLWIGAPRLKRWSARYGRLLTLAPSDIDRAQAWFDRHGGAAVLIGRMIPAVRTLISVPAGVARMPFGRFLAFTVAGSLLWTLVLTAAGMALEANYHRVADFIDPLSKVVVVTVVLVYLYRVVTWRPH; this is encoded by the coding sequence ATGTTCGAGTGGGTTCTGTCGGTGATCGAGGGCTGGGGCTATCCCGGGGTCTTCTTCCTGATGCTGGCGGAGAACCTGTTCCCGCCGATCCCTTCCGAGGTCATCATGCCGCTGGCGGGCTATCTGGCGGCCGCGGGCAAGCTGTCCTTCCTGCCGACGGTGCTGGTCGGCACCTTGGGCTCGGTGATGGGCACGAGCTTCTGGTATTTCATCGGCCTGTGGATCGGCGCGCCGCGCCTGAAACGCTGGTCGGCGCGTTACGGCCGGCTGCTGACGCTGGCCCCTTCGGACATCGACCGGGCGCAGGCGTGGTTCGACCGCCACGGCGGCGCGGCGGTCCTGATCGGGCGGATGATCCCGGCGGTCCGCACGCTGATTTCCGTCCCGGCGGGCGTGGCGCGGATGCCCTTCGGCCGCTTCCTCGCCTTCACGGTCGCCGGCAGCCTTCTGTGGACGCTGGTGCTGACCGCCGCAGGGATGGCGCTGGAGGCCAACTATCACCGTGTCGCCGATTTTATCGACCCCTTGTCCAAGGTCGTCGTGGTGACGGTCGTGCTGGTCTATCTCTACCGCGTTGTCACCTGGCGACCACATTGA
- a CDS encoding disulfide bond formation protein B has protein sequence MMRLSPRALALLAGGGSAAMLAAALFFQSIGYAPCELCILQRWPHLAAAVIAVAIAATGFRRAWAALGLVAAVLATAFAIHHVGVEQAWWAGPSACSGGLGDLSAVTPQELLARIQGAPVVRCDEPNWHFLGLTMAAWNAILSAVLVVVWAMALRRSNR, from the coding sequence ATGATGCGCCTTTCCCCCCGCGCCCTCGCCCTGCTGGCCGGCGGCGGCTCGGCTGCCATGCTGGCCGCCGCCCTGTTCTTCCAGAGCATCGGCTATGCCCCCTGCGAGTTGTGCATCCTGCAACGCTGGCCGCATCTTGCGGCGGCCGTAATCGCCGTGGCCATCGCCGCGACGGGGTTCCGACGGGCCTGGGCCGCCCTCGGGCTGGTCGCGGCGGTTCTGGCGACAGCTTTCGCCATCCACCACGTCGGCGTGGAACAGGCATGGTGGGCGGGTCCGTCCGCCTGTTCAGGGGGCTTGGGCGATCTGTCGGCGGTCACTCCGCAGGAGCTGCTGGCCCGCATCCAGGGCGCGCCCGTGGTCCGCTGCGACGAGCCGAACTGGCATTTCCTCGGCCTGACCATGGCGGCCTGGAACGCCATCCTGTCTGCCGTTCTGGTGGTGGTCTGGGCGATGGCGCTTCGCCGCTCAAACCGCTGA